The Sesamum indicum cultivar Zhongzhi No. 13 linkage group LG1, S_indicum_v1.0, whole genome shotgun sequence genome includes a window with the following:
- the LOC105165680 gene encoding E3 ubiquitin-protein ligase AIP2, which produces MASEEGIQQTLQELQKQLAKKQMFEKSVSTIRSLLQQHYSSASPSLRQAFYTVVCRVATILKTRYTSPGFWNAGLNLFQEAEQLVSDASERKHLQSCIAQARDQLGEVENQSEDLRSTENRTNRGYLFEGHLTVDPEPPQPDWLVQANLLTAAATLLQGESSGEQVEDTNSVEGAVNLLQDLVDRLDNIVPEILDVDSGVPRAPPASKEVVAKLPVTTVTEEVLVKLGKDAVCSICQENLVVDDKMQELPCKHMFHPPCLKPWLDQHNSCPICRHELKTDDHAYESWKEREKEAEEERKGAANAVRGGEYMYV; this is translated from the exons ATGGCGAGTGAGGAAGGAATACAGCAGACATTGCAGGAATTGCAGAAGCAGCTGGCCAAGAAACAGATGTTTGAGAAATCTGTTTCCACCATCAGATCTCTCCTTCAGCAACACTATTCTTCTGCTTCACCTTCTCTACGGCAAGCG TTCTACACGGTAGTATGTCGGGTTGCAACTATTTTGAAGACAAGATATACTTCACCAGGATTTTGGAATGCCGGGCTTAACCTTTTCCAAGAAGCTGAACAGCTCGTCTCGGATGCTTCTGAGAGAAAGCACTTGCAGAGTTGCATTGCTCAGGCACGGGATCAGTTGGGTGAAGTCGAAAACCAGTCTGAGGATTTGAGATCTACAGAGAATAGAACTAATAGAG GTTACTTATTTGAAGGGCATCTCACTGTTGATCCTGAGCCTCCACAGCCCGATTGGTTAGTACAAGCAAACTTGCTCACAGCTGCCGCTACCTTGCTCCAGGGCGAATCTTCTGGAGAACAAGTGGAGGATACTAACTCTGTAGAAGGTGCTGTAAACCTACTCCAGGATCTGGTTGATAGACTGGATAACATTGTGCCTGAG ATTCTAGATGTTGATTCTGGAGTTCCAAGAGCACCACCTGCCAGTAAGGAAGTTGTGGCAAAGCTTCCAGTTACTACCGTTACAGAAGAAGTCTTGGTGAAGCTAGGCAAAGATGCCGTGTGCTCCATTTGCCAGGAGAATTTGGTCGTAGATGACAAGATGCAAGAATTACCTTGCAAGCATATGTTTCATCCCCCCTGCCTCAAACCATGGCTG GATCAACATAATTCTTGTCCAATCTGCCGGCACGAACTGAAAACCGATGATCATGCTTATGAGAGTTGGAAGGAAAGGGAGAAAGAAGCTGAGGAAGAGAGGAAAGGAGCCGCAAATGCCGTTCGTGGGGGTGAATATATGTATGTCTAG